The DNA region GGAGAGCTATTCTTATTTTCTGTGATAAAGCTGCCAAGAAGACAAGGATTATTACTGGCTTGACAGGAATGTAAACTAAGGGTGAGACGGCTGGGGTTCTGGCTTACAAAAACCCGTACAGTAAAGTTATCAATCTCTTGTTGCTCAGTCGCGCTCAACAAAATTTTGTCGGGCAAGCGCAACGATAAACCTACGGGAATTTGCTCGCGAATCGTTTGTTTATAGGGTTCAAAGACTGATTCTGCTTGTGCCGGTTTGAAGGGTAATGCGGTGGCGATCGCCAAGACCGAGAGAATCGAGCAACGCTTAAAGAATTTAGACCAATACATCATGCCAGTCATAGGGGAGCAAATTGTTTGGCCTTATAGTACCCAAATTCCCTCCCTAAAGTTAGAGAGAGAATTACTTATTTGTGAGGGTTTTCTAAATTTTTAGGTCTTTTCTGAAGAAGTCTTAAACCTTTTCCTAAAATCCCATCGCTTTCGCAACGGCTTCAATATTCGCAGGAATTCCAGTTTGACCTTTACTCAAACTGTGGGCGATCGCCGAATCTGGATCTTTGAGACCATTACCCGTTAGGACGCAAACAACCTTAGCGCCATCAGGTACGCGATCCTTCACTTTTAATAGACCTGCCACAGAAGCGGCACTCGCAGGTTCACAGAAAATCCCTTCATTGCCTCCAAGCTTTCGGTAAGCCTCAACAATGTCTTCATCTGTAACCGCGTTAAACTCGCCTTGACTCGCTGCCCGAACGCCTTGGGCTTTGTCCCAGTTTACTGGATTACCAATGCGGATTGCTGTTGCAAATGTCTCAGGATTTTTGACGGGACCGCCTTGAATAAACGGTGCAGCTCCAGCCGCTTGGAAACCCATCATCTTCGGGAGTTTTGTTGTCTTATTCAGTTCATGATATTCACAGAAACCCATCCAATAAGCTGTAATGTTACCCGCATTACCAACGGGGATACAGAGCCAATCAGGTGCATCACCAAGATTATCAACCACTTCAAAAGCAGCGGTCTTCTGACCTTGCAAGCGATAGGGATTAACTGAATTTACAAGGGTGACAGGATAACTTTCAGACATCTGCTGAACAATACTGAGCGCATCATCAAAGTTCCCTTCGATGGCAATTACTTCAGCACCATAAAGCAAGGCTTGGGCTAATTTACCAAGCGCAACATAACCATCAGGAATCAAAACAAAGGCGCGTAATCCCGCACGACGAGCATAAGCAGCCGCAGCCGCAGATGTATTTCCAGTACTTGCACAAATTACCGCTTTCGCCCCAGCTTCCTTGGCTTTGGTGATCGCCATAGTCATGCCGCGATCTTTGAAACTACCAGTGGGGTTTAGGCCGTCGTATTTTGCATAAACTTGTACGTCACGACCAATTTCAGCAGCAATACTCGGAATTGGAATGAGGGGAGTGTTGCCTTCGAGGAGGGTAACGACCGGGGTGCTCTCTGTAACGGGGAGATATTGTCGATATGCTTCGATCAAACCAGGCCATTGAGCGGCAGGCTGGGTTGGAAATACTTGGTTGCTCAAATCTAATGCGGGAGTACTCAGAACCACAATTTTATTCTTAAAGTGTATTCAATCAGACGAAATCTTCCTAAAGGTTAACAGCAAGGGGTTAGTTGCGGCTAGTGAAATGGCGATCGCCTGATATTTATTTATTTTTTGAGGATAGGACTACATTTGCAATTTTGCGCTAACAGTCACGCCGAA from [Leptolyngbya] sp. PCC 7376 includes:
- the thrC gene encoding threonine synthase → MSTPALDLSNQVFPTQPAAQWPGLIEAYRQYLPVTESTPVVTLLEGNTPLIPIPSIAAEIGRDVQVYAKYDGLNPTGSFKDRGMTMAITKAKEAGAKAVICASTGNTSAAAAAYARRAGLRAFVLIPDGYVALGKLAQALLYGAEVIAIEGNFDDALSIVQQMSESYPVTLVNSVNPYRLQGQKTAAFEVVDNLGDAPDWLCIPVGNAGNITAYWMGFCEYHELNKTTKLPKMMGFQAAGAAPFIQGGPVKNPETFATAIRIGNPVNWDKAQGVRAASQGEFNAVTDEDIVEAYRKLGGNEGIFCEPASAASVAGLLKVKDRVPDGAKVVCVLTGNGLKDPDSAIAHSLSKGQTGIPANIEAVAKAMGF